One Elusimicrobiota bacterium DNA segment encodes these proteins:
- the lgt gene encoding prolipoprotein diacylglyceryl transferase has translation MHPILLQFGPMTLRTYGVLVALAFLAAMQIARVAAVRRRIPEGHLLDLVAVLVLSGLLGARLFYVVLNAAYYRQHLLDALKIWEGGLVFYGGFIAAAVTGVFFVRRWRLSLGSVADCLAPAIAVGQAIGRWGCFFAGCCYGRATSIPWAVRYQDSASLAPLGIDLHPVQLYESFGDLLIALFLWIVLVRRPNTNGNVFWLYTLLYGLLRFGLELLRGDERGPGAGGLSPSQLIALGAVLVSSSILIARAASQPNANA, from the coding sequence ATGCATCCGATCCTTCTTCAATTCGGGCCTATGACGCTGCGCACCTACGGGGTGCTGGTGGCGCTGGCGTTTTTGGCGGCGATGCAGATCGCCCGTGTGGCAGCGGTGCGCCGGCGCATTCCCGAAGGCCATCTGCTGGATCTGGTGGCGGTACTGGTTCTCTCCGGACTTCTGGGCGCCCGGTTGTTTTATGTGGTCCTGAATGCGGCCTACTACCGGCAGCATCTGCTGGATGCCCTGAAGATCTGGGAAGGCGGTTTGGTCTTTTACGGTGGATTTATTGCTGCGGCAGTCACCGGTGTTTTCTTTGTGCGACGGTGGCGTCTTTCTCTGGGATCCGTGGCCGATTGTCTGGCGCCGGCCATCGCGGTGGGGCAAGCCATCGGACGGTGGGGATGTTTCTTCGCCGGGTGCTGCTACGGCCGTGCCACATCCATCCCCTGGGCGGTTCGCTACCAGGATTCCGCGTCGCTGGCTCCACTGGGGATCGACCTGCATCCGGTGCAGCTCTACGAATCCTTCGGCGATCTGTTGATCGCGCTGTTTCTCTGGATTGTTCTGGTCCGTCGGCCCAACACCAACGGAAATGTTTTCTGGTTGTATACGCTGCTGTATGGCCTGTTGCGTTTTGGATTGGAGTTGTTACGGGGAGATGAACGCGGGCCGGGGGCGGGGGGCCTTTCCCCGTCGCAACTCATCGCGCTGGGTGCGGTGCTG